ATATTTTCAGATTGATAAAGCAAAAAGAGGCCCTTTCGGGCCTCTTTTATATTGGGTTCTGTTCCCGTTAAGTGTGGAATATTTTATTTTTCCAATAACTAACAATTGTTTATTATAAAAAAGCGGCTTCCGGCGGGTCGCTTTTTTATAATAAGCTCCGCAAAAACTTTCAGGAAAGTAAAGGGAACATAGCCTTATATTTTTACGGTTCCCCTCAGTTCGTGCAAAGAAGTGATCTTGTTTTTTTTCATGTATTTCACAATTCCTTCGATTATTCTGAGGGGGGTCTTCGGATCCGGGAAATTTGCGGTGCCTATCTGAACTGCTGTTGCTCCCGCTATTATGAATTCTATGGCGTCTTCAGCGCATGTTATTCCACCAAGACCGATTACAGGGATAGATACGCTGTTTGCTGTCTGCCACACCATTCTTACTGCTACTGGCTTGATGGCTGGGCCCGAGAGTCCTCCTGTAATGTTTGCAAGCATGGGTTTTCTGGTTCTGATATCTATGGCCATTCCTGTGATGGTGTTTATCAGTGAAAGGGCATCAGCACCTGCTGCCTCTGCTGCTCTTGCAATAATCGTAATATCAGTTACGTTCGGGCTTAATTTTGCAATTAATGTCTTGGAAGTTTGTTTCCTTACTGCAGAAATAACTTCATGGGTAAGTTCCGGCACTGTACCAAATGCAACGCCGCCCTTACTGACATTTGGGCATGAAATATTTACTTCAATTCCTGATATCCCATCAAGCTTGTCTATTATCCCTGCAAGTTCGGCATATTCATCCGCTGTTTTGCCGTAAATATTTGTTATAACAGGTGTTTCAAGGGATTTAAGGTAAGGCAGCTTTTTACTTATGAAGGCTTTTATTCCCACATTTTCAAGGCCTATTGAGTTAAGCATCCCGCAAGGCGTTTCAGCTATTCTCGGTTCAGGATTTCCCTTGGACGGTTCAATTGAAATTCCTTTGACTACAATTGCGCCTAATGCATTGATATCAAGTGCTTCACCATATTCACGGGCATAGCCGTAAGTGCCTGAGGCTGAGATAACCGGATTTTTAAGATCAATGCTGCCGATTCTTATGTTGGTATTCATGTCAATTCCGATGCTTGTGCTTATTGTTTTTGATATTGAGACTTTCCAGTCTCAGTGTCGATTCTTTAAGACAATTTGACTATTTTAAAAATGAAAAAATATGTGTATATAATTTATAACTAAACTTAATTTGTATGGCATGTACTTTTTTTTCGTGGTATCCAGCATTATTTCTTTAAATTTTAACTCTGGAGCTAATCTATGGAATTCCAAGCTAGGTATGTTCGGGTTACCATAAAAATGATTGATGGATCCCTTCTCAACGGCAAAGTTAATTTGTCATCAAAGCAGAGAGTTTCAGATTTATTCACCAAGAGTTCAAATCCGTTCATAGTAGTTGTCGGAGCGCTGACAAAGCAGGCTGAAGACAAGATAATGTTTCTCAATAAGAATCATATTATCTGGGTGGAACCTGAGGATAGCTGATAATTGTAGGCAGCTATGCCGATTCAGGGCGCTTTGACTATGAATCTGTTGGAATTAAATGCCTCAAAGCAGGCCCTTTTGACGAGGAGATAAAATGGGTAAGACGATTGCCGAAAAGATATTTAAAGCCCATCTTGTAGATAATCCTTTTGGCGATACTCATGTCATAAAGCTTGACGCTGTTTTCTGTCATGAGATCACTACTCCTATTGCCATCACAGACCTTATGGCAAGGGGAAAGGACAGGGTTTTTGACCCTAAGAAGATCAAGGCTGTTATCGATCATGTAACTCCGGCCAAGGATTCCAAGACAGCTACCCAGGGCAAAATAGTCAGGGACTGGGCAAGAAGGCACGGTATCATTGATTTTTTTGACATCGGCAAAAATGGTGTCTGCCACGCTCTTTTTCCTGAGCAGGGTTTTGTACGGCCTGGTTATACGATCATAATGGGCGACTCGCATACATGCACGCATGGCGCTTTTGGTGCTTTTGCCGCAGGTGTCGGAACAACTGACCTTGAAGTCGGTATTCTTAAAGGCGTATGTGCGTTTAAAGCCCCTGAAACAATTAAAATAAACATAATTGGCGAGTTGAAGCCAGGTGTTTTTTCAAAGGATGTTATTCTTAATCTTATTGGAAAGATCGGCGTTAACGGAGCCACAAACAAGGTAATAGAGTTCACTGGCAATGTTGTCTATGAAATGAGCATGGAGTCAAGAATGACTCTGTGCAATATGGCAATAGAAGCTGGGGCCACATGTGGTATCTGCTATCCTGATATCATCACTGTTGATTATCTATGGCCGTTCATAAGCAAAGATTATGCTTCAAAAGAAGACGCGCTTGAGGATTACAGGAAGTGGATATCTGATCCTGACGCGACTTATGCTCAGGTGATGGATTTCGATGTTTCATATCTCGATCCTCAGGTTACATTCGGTTATAAGCCTGATAATGTTAAATCTGTAGGTGAAATGACAGATGTTCAAGTTGATCAGGTTTACATCGGCTCATGCACAAATGGTAGGCTGGAAGACCTTAGAATAGCTGCGGACGTACTTAAAGGGAAGAAGATCGCAGACACTGTCAGAGGGGTTGTTTCTCCTGCTACGCCTACTGTTTATTCCAATGCGCTCGAAGAAGGAATTATAAAAATTTTCATGGATGCTGGTTTTTGCGTTACAAACCCTACATGCGGAGCCTGTTTAGGCATGAGCAACGGCGTTCTTGCAGAAGGCGAAGTATGCGCTGCGACAACAAACCGCAATTTCAACGGAAGAATGGGTAGGGGCGGTATGGTTCACCTCATGAGTCCAGCCACTGCAGCGGCGACAGCAATTGCAGGTCATATTACAAATTCCAGTCTTTTTAATGGCTGATGGAGGTTTAGGATGAAAAACTTCAGCGGAAAAGTCCTTTTTCTGGACCGTTCTGATATAAATACCGATGAAATAATACCTGCCAAATATTTGACTGAAGTCACAAAGGAAGCGCTTAAGCCTTTTCTTTTTGATGACCTCAAGATGGACGGTTTTTCCGTAGATAAAATAAAAGGAAAACGCGTTGTCGTAACCAGAAATAATTTTGGCTGCGGCTCATCCAGAGAGCATGCGCCGTGGGCATTTGAAGTCAATGATATCAATCTTGTAATTGCAACAGGCTTTGCAAGAATTTTCAGGCAGAACATGTTTAACTGCGGAATGATGGCTGTTGAGCTTCCTGAAAGCGTAATCGATATGCTTTTTGATAAATATGCCGGCAAGGAAACTGTTGTGGAAACAGATTTTCAGGCAGGTAAATTTGTTTTCATAGCCGAGGGCGTTTCCGATGAAGTGTCTTTTTCTGATGAAATTCCTTTTGTAGTATCCGAATTTGACCGTGCCCTGGTGAATGCTGGCGGGTGGGTGGATTACGCCGATAAAAAATATTAAGATGACTTTAAGGGCTGCGGTTTTTCCGCAGCCTTTTTTACTGTTCCGGTGCCAAGCGTCGGAGAAAGTTTGTTTTAAATGCTCATAAAAGCGGCGGTTTTTGATTTTGGCGGTGTACTTGCCGAAGAAGGATTTAAGGCCGGAATCAACGAAATAGCAAAAAAAAACGGTCTTGATCCTGATTCTCTTAGGAAGACAGCGTTTGACGCTGTCTACGATACTGGTTTTGTTACCGGCAGGATTAATGATAGAAAATTCTGGAAGCTCTTCAGGCAGACAACCGGAATATCAGGAACAGATGCTGAACTGACAGAAACAGTTCTGTCACGCTTCACACTTCGTTCCTTCATGCTTGAAACTGTGAAAAGACTGAGGCAGGCTGGCGTAAAAACTTATATTCTGAGTGACCAGACTCACTGGATCGAGGATCTTAACCAGAGAAGCGGATTTTTTACTCTTTTTGACAATGTCTTTAATTCTTACAGGCTGGGCAGAACCAAGAAGGACTCGGAAACTTTTGATCTCATTATTAATTCTATAGGTTATGATCCTGAAGACATGATTTTCATTGATGATCATGCCGCGCATATCAGAAGGGCCCAAGAAAAATTCCTCCACACAATCTGGTACACTGAAAAGCATATGTTTTTTACAGCCATGAAAATTTTTTTCCCTGAACTGGATTTAAGTGATCTTGAGGTCTAAAATGGGACATAAGGGTATTGAAGAGATATGGCCGGAAGAATTCGAGTCGTATATCGATACGCACCAGGAATCAGAATATCTTTTAGTCGATGTCCGGCAGCCGGAAGAGTATGTTGACGAGCACATCCCCGGCGCAAAGCTTATTCCTCTCGGGAAAATTGATTCGAGGGTCAAAGAGCTTCCATTGGACAGAGATATCATATTTTACTGCGGCGCAGGGTCACGCTCAAGGATTGCGGCACTGATGGTTGCGGAGCAGCTTGAAACAGAAGCAAATCTTTACTCTATCAGCGGCGGAATTAGGGCCTGGGAAAGCCGTCTTGTCCATGATCTCCCAAAGATAGTTCATTTTGAGGGTTCAGGCACTGTTCAGGATCTTCTTTATAAAGCCATTGAGCTTGAGAAAGGTGCTTTTGTCTTCTATAATTCCCTT
This Desulforegula conservatrix Mb1Pa DNA region includes the following protein-coding sequences:
- a CDS encoding dihydroorotate dehydrogenase, with product MNTNIRIGSIDLKNPVISASGTYGYAREYGEALDINALGAIVVKGISIEPSKGNPEPRIAETPCGMLNSIGLENVGIKAFISKKLPYLKSLETPVITNIYGKTADEYAELAGIIDKLDGISGIEVNISCPNVSKGGVAFGTVPELTHEVISAVRKQTSKTLIAKLSPNVTDITIIARAAEAAGADALSLINTITGMAIDIRTRKPMLANITGGLSGPAIKPVAVRMVWQTANSVSIPVIGLGGITCAEDAIEFIIAGATAVQIGTANFPDPKTPLRIIEGIVKYMKKNKITSLHELRGTVKI
- a CDS encoding HAD family hydrolase, whose product is MLIKAAVFDFGGVLAEEGFKAGINEIAKKNGLDPDSLRKTAFDAVYDTGFVTGRINDRKFWKLFRQTTGISGTDAELTETVLSRFTLRSFMLETVKRLRQAGVKTYILSDQTHWIEDLNQRSGFFTLFDNVFNSYRLGRTKKDSETFDLIINSIGYDPEDMIFIDDHAAHIRRAQEKFLHTIWYTEKHMFFTAMKIFFPELDLSDLEV
- a CDS encoding rhodanese-like domain-containing protein, whose translation is MGHKGIEEIWPEEFESYIDTHQESEYLLVDVRQPEEYVDEHIPGAKLIPLGKIDSRVKELPLDRDIIFYCGAGSRSRIAALMVAEQLETEANLYSISGGIRAWESRLVHDLPKIVHFEGSGTVQDLLYKAIELEKGAFVFYNSLTEKYCDHFFVKDIEPLAKAETAHARLVHGYLERFSPGFNPDFDEVFNNLKGDVIEGGLEFKDLMRKFDAFTERDLCLHVMETALDIEFSAYDLYKVMADKVSDKSVSEVFLSLAQAEKGHMKVIAKAIDRCSSKAGVE
- a CDS encoding 3-isopropylmalate dehydratase large subunit → MGKTIAEKIFKAHLVDNPFGDTHVIKLDAVFCHEITTPIAITDLMARGKDRVFDPKKIKAVIDHVTPAKDSKTATQGKIVRDWARRHGIIDFFDIGKNGVCHALFPEQGFVRPGYTIIMGDSHTCTHGAFGAFAAGVGTTDLEVGILKGVCAFKAPETIKINIIGELKPGVFSKDVILNLIGKIGVNGATNKVIEFTGNVVYEMSMESRMTLCNMAIEAGATCGICYPDIITVDYLWPFISKDYASKEDALEDYRKWISDPDATYAQVMDFDVSYLDPQVTFGYKPDNVKSVGEMTDVQVDQVYIGSCTNGRLEDLRIAADVLKGKKIADTVRGVVSPATPTVYSNALEEGIIKIFMDAGFCVTNPTCGACLGMSNGVLAEGEVCAATTNRNFNGRMGRGGMVHLMSPATAAATAIAGHITNSSLFNG
- a CDS encoding 3-isopropylmalate dehydratase small subunit, whose translation is MKNFSGKVLFLDRSDINTDEIIPAKYLTEVTKEALKPFLFDDLKMDGFSVDKIKGKRVVVTRNNFGCGSSREHAPWAFEVNDINLVIATGFARIFRQNMFNCGMMAVELPESVIDMLFDKYAGKETVVETDFQAGKFVFIAEGVSDEVSFSDEIPFVVSEFDRALVNAGGWVDYADKKY
- a CDS encoding DUF6812 domain-containing protein; the encoded protein is MEFQARYVRVTIKMIDGSLLNGKVNLSSKQRVSDLFTKSSNPFIVVVGALTKQAEDKIMFLNKNHIIWVEPEDS